A part of Streptomyces sp. NBC_01497 genomic DNA contains:
- a CDS encoding MarR family winged helix-turn-helix transcriptional regulator, which produces MASRDGRAALVGAVEQEVRGLVSGSVRFHQAVADRLGLNVLDLNCLEALVGRGAMTAGRLAEENGVTTGAITGVVDRLEAAGHVRREKDPHDRRRVIVTPLDGAEARIAPLFASLGGSLAELCSQYSDAQLEAVLGFVRAVGPLTSEEAVTLRAGSPPKTSGPASRAVAPER; this is translated from the coding sequence GTGGCGTCACGCGACGGCCGTGCGGCCCTGGTGGGGGCCGTGGAGCAGGAGGTGCGGGGCCTGGTCTCGGGTTCCGTCCGCTTCCACCAAGCGGTGGCGGACCGCCTGGGGTTGAACGTGCTGGATCTGAACTGCCTGGAGGCCCTGGTCGGTCGTGGCGCGATGACGGCGGGCCGGCTCGCGGAGGAGAACGGCGTCACGACCGGTGCGATCACCGGTGTCGTCGACCGGCTGGAAGCGGCGGGGCACGTCCGCAGGGAGAAGGACCCCCACGACCGGCGGCGGGTCATCGTGACCCCGCTCGACGGCGCCGAGGCGCGCATCGCTCCGCTCTTCGCCTCGCTCGGGGGCTCGCTCGCCGAGCTCTGCTCGCAGTACAGCGACGCGCAGTTGGAGGCCGTGCTCGGCTTCGTGCGTGCCGTGGGGCCCCTCACGTCCGAGGAGGCCGTCACGTTGCGCGCGGGGTCGCCCCCGAAGACGTCCGGGCCCGCATCGCGTGCGGTGGCGCCCGAACGCTGA
- the eccCa gene encoding type VII secretion protein EccCa: MSTVVAKRSPRAEAPRLPEGQVELAEPPVLGEPATADFGSTLMYLPMGLGAGAMVLMFSMRGGGPTTYMMSGMMAVAMVSMTLTQVGRAGGERRKRMRAERRDYLRYLAQKRIQARQAADEQRASLLWDNPDAADLWALALGTRLWERRPAHEDFGRVRIGLGVRRAALQFLPPQTKPVEDLEPLSAISLRRFTRAHQTVPGLPIPVALGRFTSVEFAGEAESALGLIRAMIAQLAVFHSPDELRVAVLADEQGRAEWDWLKWLPHNAHPYEEDDAGPLRLCSDDYDALFDLLGSDVQGRPDHDPASTPGVVEPLVVIVAQGVRIPDGSRLLGAGIRGVVLLDATGAMTGGPKVLRLTTHGTEVEFPSGSDMVTAQADTLTARAAGNLARILAPMRTGGSVDLSDRALDSDFDLTALLGIRDAHTFDVATKWRPRIEQAARLMVPLGVTDDGEVVNLDIKESAQGGMGPHGLLIGATGSGKSELLRTLVMGLVATHSSEVLNLVLVDFKGGATFLNMDRLPHTSAVITNLADEIHLVDRMRDSINGEMIRRQELLRESGYASLFDYEKARGAGAELTPLPSLLIIVDEFSELLASKPEFVDLFVSIGRLGRSLGVHLLLASQRLDESRIHKVEGHLSYRIALRTFSSMESRSVIGVSNAYELPSAPGNGFLKVDTTNLVRFKAAYVSGAAPAPTGTGDPYAAGGELSTEVAPFALAQSGELRSAREDEALSALTQESLRTGGDEGEESEESLLELLVNRLEDSGPPARQVWLPPLTSPPSLDQLLPGIVPDPARGMTAAGHPALGSLRIPLGMVDKPFEQLRELLVADLSGADGHVGLVGAPQTGKSTMLRSLMLSLALTHTPEEVQFYCLDFGGGGLVSTAGLPHVGSVATRLERDRVLRTVAELTQLLERREQMFTSRGLESMAAYRALRASGEIDDPYGDVFLVVDGWGTLRQDFEDLEPRVNELAARGLSFGLHIVASAVRWSEIRSRLRDMLGTKFELRLGDSMESEVGSKAAAGVPHQPGRGLTSAGHHFMAAIPRLDGSSETADLTVATKSAVVEIDTFWTGGSAPGVRLLPTELPAAQLPAAEGTDDLRICLGLDEQRLAPYWHDFGATPHLMVLGDGETGKTNALRLVINGITSRYTPDEARIMVADPGRGLLKSVPEEYRVGYVVDAEALVQLSNNAAVSVGKRVPGPDVTPEQLDQRDWWTGPKLFVLIDDYDLVTGAPGMASPVGPLTQLLAQGTHIGLHVVVARSTSGAMRAMMDPMLRRLWELGNPALLFSYPKEEGKFLGEAKPRTLPVGRAQLVTRRGVRLVQTGLVVPPS; this comes from the coding sequence TTGAGCACCGTGGTCGCAAAGCGCTCACCACGTGCCGAGGCGCCCCGTCTGCCGGAGGGTCAGGTCGAACTGGCCGAACCTCCCGTTCTGGGTGAGCCGGCCACAGCGGACTTCGGGTCCACTCTCATGTACTTGCCGATGGGCCTGGGTGCCGGCGCCATGGTGCTGATGTTCTCCATGCGCGGCGGCGGCCCGACGACGTACATGATGTCCGGGATGATGGCCGTCGCGATGGTGAGCATGACGCTCACTCAGGTCGGCCGCGCGGGCGGTGAGCGGCGCAAGCGCATGCGCGCCGAGCGCCGCGACTACCTCCGCTACCTGGCGCAGAAGCGCATCCAGGCCCGGCAGGCGGCGGACGAGCAGCGCGCGTCGCTGCTGTGGGACAACCCCGACGCCGCCGACCTGTGGGCGCTCGCGCTCGGCACCCGGCTGTGGGAACGGCGCCCCGCCCACGAGGACTTCGGCCGGGTCAGGATCGGGCTCGGCGTGCGCAGGGCCGCGTTGCAGTTCCTGCCGCCGCAGACCAAGCCCGTGGAGGACCTGGAGCCGCTGTCCGCGATCTCGCTGCGCCGCTTCACCCGCGCCCACCAGACCGTGCCGGGCCTGCCGATCCCGGTGGCCCTCGGCCGTTTCACCAGCGTGGAGTTCGCGGGCGAGGCGGAGAGCGCGCTCGGGCTGATCCGGGCGATGATCGCCCAGCTCGCCGTCTTCCACTCGCCGGACGAACTGCGCGTCGCGGTCCTCGCCGACGAGCAGGGGCGCGCCGAGTGGGACTGGCTGAAGTGGCTGCCGCACAACGCGCATCCGTACGAGGAGGACGACGCGGGGCCCCTGCGGCTCTGCTCGGACGACTACGACGCGCTGTTCGACCTGCTCGGCTCGGACGTGCAGGGCAGGCCCGACCACGACCCCGCGTCCACGCCCGGTGTGGTGGAGCCGCTCGTGGTGATCGTCGCCCAGGGCGTACGGATCCCCGACGGCTCCCGGCTGCTCGGCGCGGGCATCCGCGGCGTCGTGCTGCTGGACGCGACGGGCGCCATGACGGGCGGCCCGAAGGTCCTGCGGCTCACCACGCACGGCACTGAGGTGGAGTTCCCGAGCGGCAGCGACATGGTGACCGCGCAGGCCGACACGCTCACCGCGCGGGCCGCCGGGAACCTGGCACGCATCCTCGCGCCGATGCGCACGGGGGGCAGCGTCGACCTCTCCGACCGCGCGCTGGACTCCGACTTCGACCTGACCGCGCTGCTCGGCATCCGTGACGCGCACACCTTCGACGTGGCCACCAAGTGGCGTCCCCGTATCGAGCAGGCCGCCCGGCTGATGGTGCCGCTCGGTGTGACCGACGACGGCGAGGTCGTCAATCTCGACATCAAGGAGTCCGCGCAGGGCGGCATGGGCCCGCACGGCCTGCTGATCGGTGCCACCGGATCCGGCAAGAGCGAGTTGCTGCGCACCCTGGTCATGGGCCTCGTCGCGACCCACTCGTCCGAGGTGCTCAACCTGGTCCTGGTGGACTTCAAGGGCGGTGCCACGTTCCTCAACATGGACCGGCTGCCGCACACGTCGGCGGTCATCACCAACCTCGCCGACGAGATACACCTCGTGGACCGGATGCGGGATTCCATCAACGGCGAGATGATCCGCCGCCAGGAACTGCTGCGCGAGTCCGGTTACGCGTCCCTCTTCGACTACGAGAAGGCGCGCGGCGCGGGCGCGGAGCTGACCCCGCTCCCCTCGCTGCTGATCATCGTCGACGAGTTCTCCGAACTGCTCGCCAGCAAGCCGGAGTTCGTGGACCTGTTCGTGTCGATCGGCCGCCTCGGGCGAAGCCTCGGCGTCCACCTGCTGCTCGCCTCGCAGCGACTGGACGAGAGCCGCATCCACAAGGTGGAGGGCCACCTCTCGTACCGGATCGCGCTGCGGACGTTCTCCTCGATGGAGTCGCGCAGTGTGATCGGTGTGTCCAACGCGTACGAGCTGCCGTCGGCCCCCGGCAACGGCTTCCTGAAGGTCGACACCACCAACCTGGTCCGCTTCAAGGCGGCCTACGTCTCCGGCGCCGCGCCGGCGCCCACCGGCACCGGCGACCCGTACGCGGCCGGTGGTGAACTGTCCACGGAGGTGGCGCCGTTCGCCCTGGCGCAGAGCGGCGAGCTGCGCTCCGCCCGGGAGGACGAGGCACTCAGCGCCCTCACCCAGGAGTCCCTGCGCACCGGGGGCGACGAGGGCGAGGAGAGCGAGGAGAGCCTTCTCGAACTCCTCGTGAACCGGCTGGAGGACAGCGGCCCGCCCGCTCGCCAGGTGTGGCTGCCGCCGCTGACGTCCCCGCCGAGCCTCGACCAGCTCCTGCCGGGCATCGTCCCGGACCCGGCGCGCGGTATGACGGCCGCCGGTCACCCGGCGCTCGGTTCGCTGCGCATCCCGCTCGGCATGGTGGACAAGCCCTTCGAGCAGCTGCGTGAGCTGCTGGTGGCGGACCTGTCCGGTGCCGACGGGCACGTCGGCCTGGTGGGAGCGCCGCAGACCGGCAAGTCGACGATGCTGCGCAGCCTGATGCTGTCGCTCGCGCTCACCCACACGCCGGAGGAGGTCCAGTTCTACTGCCTGGACTTCGGCGGTGGCGGTCTCGTGTCGACCGCGGGCCTGCCGCACGTCGGTTCCGTCGCGACCCGCCTGGAGCGCGACCGGGTGCTGCGTACCGTGGCCGAGCTGACCCAGTTGCTGGAGCGCCGCGAGCAGATGTTCACCTCGCGCGGCCTGGAGTCCATGGCCGCCTACCGAGCCCTGCGCGCGTCCGGCGAGATCGACGACCCGTACGGCGACGTGTTCCTCGTCGTGGACGGCTGGGGCACGCTGCGCCAGGACTTCGAGGACCTGGAGCCGCGCGTCAACGAACTGGCCGCGCGCGGCCTCTCGTTCGGCCTGCACATCGTCGCCTCCGCCGTCCGCTGGTCGGAGATCCGCTCGCGGCTGCGGGACATGCTCGGCACCAAGTTCGAACTGCGCCTCGGCGACTCGATGGAGTCCGAGGTCGGCTCCAAGGCGGCGGCGGGCGTCCCGCACCAGCCGGGCCGCGGCCTGACCTCGGCGGGGCACCACTTCATGGCCGCGATCCCGCGCCTCGACGGCTCCTCGGAGACCGCCGACCTGACCGTGGCGACCAAGTCCGCGGTCGTGGAGATCGACACGTTCTGGACGGGCGGCTCCGCGCCCGGCGTACGGCTGCTGCCGACCGAACTCCCGGCCGCCCAGCTGCCGGCCGCCGAGGGCACCGACGACCTGCGGATCTGCCTCGGCCTCGACGAGCAGCGCCTCGCGCCGTACTGGCACGACTTCGGCGCCACCCCGCACCTGATGGTGCTGGGCGACGGGGAGACCGGCAAGACCAACGCGCTGCGCCTCGTCATCAACGGCATCACCTCGCGCTACACGCCCGACGAGGCCCGCATCATGGTGGCCGACCCGGGCCGCGGCCTGCTGAAGTCCGTACCCGAGGAGTACCGCGTCGGGTACGTGGTGGACGCCGAGGCCCTCGTGCAGCTGTCGAACAACGCGGCCGTGTCCGTCGGCAAGCGCGTCCCGGGGCCGGACGTCACACCGGAGCAGCTCGATCAGCGCGACTGGTGGACCGGCCCCAAGCTGTTCGTCCTCATCGACGACTACGACCTGGTCACCGGCGCGCCCGGGATGGCCTCACCGGTCGGCCCGCTCACCCAGCTCCTCGCGCAGGGCACGCACATCGGCCTGCACGTCGTGGTGGCCCGCAGCACCTCCGGCGCGATGCGGGCCATGATGGACCCGATGCTGCGACGCCTGTGGGAACTGGGGAACCCGGCGCTGCTGTTCTCCTATCCCAAGGAGGAGGGCAAGTTCCTCGGCGAGGCGAAGCCGCGCACTCTGCCGGTGGGCCGCGCCCAGCTCGTCACCCGGCGCGGGGTGCGGCTCGTCCAGACCGGTCTGGTGGTGCCACCGTCGTGA
- the eccD gene encoding type VII secretion integral membrane protein EccD translates to MTTSPPAVSVSTSDVCRITVEGPTGRADLALPVATPLSALLPTLLRHVATSPERANAPWVLQRLGEEPFDLDGSPDTLGLRHGDVLYLRPADEPLPGLHFDDISDGVAHAVTGRSDLWRPELTRGLAIAVGGLVLAALGVTAFGAGPGVLATVACAVTALVLVAGSAVLSRAGADQSTAGAAAVGGLVFAAFAGFAPFSAARVPAVLPAGVHGHASLGHFALGIHGLLLAAGAVAFLAALLLALRVLPFALPGTFLVCAIAAAVGVAVARLGDESAVQAAGIVGVAMFVLGHFGPRLTLRAARLRVPQLPRTAEELQQGIEPEDEESVTRRVRAASSYLNTLSMSSALIYAVTFAALVHEGGWIGWLLPLVFSAAVLLRARGLGGALQRVPMTAVGAFGLAVVALTRLATVGTTDRAVVMGVFLAAAVLLVVAAWRLPTGRLLPVWGHLGDIAETLTAVALLPLLLQALHVYAFFRQLAS, encoded by the coding sequence ATGACGACCTCGCCACCCGCGGTGTCCGTGTCCACGAGCGACGTCTGCCGGATCACCGTCGAAGGCCCCACCGGCCGCGCCGACCTGGCGCTGCCCGTGGCGACACCGCTCTCCGCACTCCTGCCCACGCTGCTGCGGCACGTGGCCACCTCGCCCGAGCGCGCCAACGCGCCCTGGGTGCTGCAGCGGCTCGGAGAGGAGCCGTTCGACCTCGACGGCAGCCCGGACACGCTGGGGCTGCGCCACGGCGACGTGCTGTACCTGCGGCCGGCCGACGAGCCGCTGCCGGGACTGCACTTCGACGACATCTCCGACGGGGTCGCCCACGCGGTGACCGGCCGTTCCGACCTGTGGCGGCCCGAACTGACCCGGGGCCTCGCCATCGCGGTCGGCGGGCTCGTCCTGGCCGCGCTCGGCGTCACCGCCTTCGGCGCGGGTCCCGGTGTCCTCGCGACGGTGGCCTGCGCGGTGACCGCGCTGGTCCTCGTCGCGGGCTCCGCCGTGCTGTCCCGGGCGGGTGCCGATCAGAGCACCGCGGGGGCGGCGGCCGTCGGCGGCCTCGTGTTCGCGGCGTTCGCCGGGTTCGCGCCGTTCTCCGCCGCGCGCGTCCCGGCGGTCCTGCCGGCCGGTGTGCACGGCCACGCGTCGCTCGGGCACTTCGCGCTCGGCATCCACGGACTGCTTCTCGCGGCGGGCGCCGTCGCCTTCCTCGCGGCCCTGCTGCTGGCGCTGCGGGTGCTGCCCTTCGCGCTGCCGGGAACGTTCCTGGTGTGCGCGATCGCCGCCGCCGTCGGGGTCGCCGTCGCGCGGCTCGGGGACGAGTCGGCCGTCCAGGCCGCGGGGATCGTCGGCGTCGCGATGTTCGTACTGGGCCACTTCGGGCCGCGTCTGACCCTGCGGGCCGCCCGGCTCCGGGTCCCGCAGCTGCCGCGTACCGCTGAGGAGCTGCAGCAGGGCATCGAGCCGGAGGACGAGGAGTCGGTGACCCGCCGGGTGCGCGCCGCCAGTTCGTACCTCAACACCCTCAGCATGTCCTCCGCCCTCATCTACGCGGTGACGTTCGCGGCGCTGGTGCACGAGGGCGGCTGGATCGGCTGGCTGCTGCCGCTCGTGTTCAGTGCCGCCGTCCTGCTGCGCGCCCGGGGCCTCGGGGGCGCCCTGCAGCGCGTGCCGATGACCGCCGTCGGCGCCTTCGGCCTGGCCGTGGTGGCCCTCACGCGGCTCGCCACGGTCGGCACCACGGACCGTGCCGTCGTCATGGGCGTGTTCCTCGCGGCCGCCGTCCTGCTGGTGGTCGCGGCCTGGCGGCTGCCGACCGGCAGGCTGCTGCCGGTGTGGGGCCACCTCGGCGACATCGCCGAGACCCTGACCGCCGTCGCGTTGCTGCCCCTGCTCCTGCAGGCGCTGCACGTGTACGCCTTCTTCCGCCAACTGGCCAGCTGA
- the eccB gene encoding type VII secretion protein EccB — translation MQTRKDQVQAYQFAMGRLATALVSGNPGGGDSPTRRASLGTFFGAAIVVLLCIGFGVYGLISPVAKTSWKTQGAVVVQKENGNRFLYVAGVLHPVRNLASALLISGQGAANPESVSAKSLAGVRVGSPVGIPDAPDVVPGAASLLTGAWTRCLRPGLAGGQLVDFSPDGHTAAFPDDRQVLLSGSKGARYLLWHGSKYRITDDAVMIALGMDDEQPVPAPDNWLSAVPDGPALAAAKIDGAGQPAGQVAGRSTAVGDLFTTGGTGASAHFYVMLADGIAPVTATESALMSATSGAAKPRSVAAADIAVAPVSKDRTLMHRLPDLLDMPAADTKGAAVCVRQESDGADLRSGVVLERGAAATGSRPVLLPPGSGVLALDQAQVGKQGVSPREFLITEDGVEYSISDDQATSALGYGTGGLPLPENVLTLLPRGPELSRAAAVATVQRG, via the coding sequence GTGCAGACACGGAAGGACCAGGTCCAGGCGTACCAGTTCGCGATGGGACGCCTCGCCACCGCGCTCGTGAGCGGCAACCCGGGCGGCGGTGACAGCCCCACCCGGCGCGCCTCCCTCGGCACGTTCTTCGGCGCGGCGATCGTCGTACTGCTCTGCATCGGCTTCGGCGTGTACGGGCTGATCTCGCCCGTCGCGAAGACGTCGTGGAAGACGCAGGGCGCGGTCGTCGTGCAGAAGGAGAACGGCAACCGCTTCCTCTACGTCGCCGGCGTGCTGCACCCCGTGCGCAACCTCGCGTCCGCGCTGCTGATCTCGGGGCAGGGTGCCGCCAACCCCGAGTCCGTGTCCGCCAAGTCCCTTGCCGGGGTGCGGGTCGGCTCGCCCGTCGGCATCCCGGACGCGCCCGACGTGGTGCCCGGCGCCGCGTCGCTGCTGACCGGCGCCTGGACCCGCTGCCTGCGGCCCGGCCTGGCCGGCGGCCAGCTCGTCGACTTCTCGCCCGACGGGCACACCGCCGCGTTCCCCGACGACCGGCAGGTCCTCCTGTCCGGCTCCAAGGGCGCGCGGTACCTGCTGTGGCACGGCTCCAAGTACCGCATCACCGACGACGCCGTCATGATCGCGCTCGGCATGGACGACGAACAGCCGGTGCCCGCGCCCGACAACTGGCTCTCCGCCGTACCCGACGGGCCCGCCCTGGCCGCCGCGAAGATCGACGGCGCGGGACAGCCCGCAGGCCAGGTCGCCGGCCGGTCCACCGCCGTCGGGGACCTGTTCACCACCGGCGGTACGGGCGCTTCCGCGCACTTCTACGTGATGCTCGCCGATGGCATCGCGCCCGTCACGGCCACCGAGTCCGCGCTGATGTCCGCGACCTCGGGCGCCGCCAAGCCGCGTTCCGTCGCCGCCGCGGACATCGCCGTCGCCCCGGTGTCCAAGGACCGCACCTTGATGCACCGCCTGCCCGACCTGCTGGACATGCCCGCCGCCGACACCAAGGGCGCTGCGGTTTGCGTACGCCAGGAGTCCGACGGCGCCGACCTGCGCAGCGGGGTCGTCCTGGAGCGCGGCGCTGCGGCCACCGGATCCCGGCCCGTGCTGCTGCCGCCGGGCAGCGGCGTCCTCGCGCTCGACCAGGCGCAGGTCGGCAAGCAGGGTGTCAGCCCGCGGGAGTTCCTCATCACGGAGGACGGCGTGGAGTACTCGATCAGCGACGACCAGGCCACCTCCGCCCTCGGATACGGCACCGGCGGCCTGCCGCTGCCGGAGAACGTCCTCACGCTGCTGCCACGCGGCCCCGAACTGAGCAGGGCCGCCGCCGTCGCCACCGTCCAGAGGGGATAG
- a CDS encoding right-handed parallel beta-helix repeat-containing protein — translation MSRQVLLVSADRPGAHRSIAQALADATDGALITLAAGRYEEALHITRPVSLVAEGRSGVEIHSSAGTTVVVDAEVQLSGLVLSGTDPEAPVLDVRRGQAALDGCSLSGGAWAAVLAWQDGVLALRGCRVTNAQGAGVVVTSAGANVLEGSEITDVGSSAVVIAEAGRLTVRECVLTNARGNGVCVNGRATAVIEATRIDGSGKPALAVEQQATAELRKVAVSGSAALDAYLTSTGETVLADCTFTGSGGQAVHITGGAAPLLRGCTVNGAASSGIQVTGASRPRLEECAVIGSPVGVAVEARSEATFTALTVRDASGAALQLTDAAAARVEGLTVSGGSGAGVVASGASTLSVRTGEITAGGAAVRLDEKSEGTLTNVRLRSAGSGRGSGGQGIELAGGASAVLESSALLECGALVGAEAELTARESEFTGSDTDGVRVVNGGALTAVGCRVTGARGHGLNIQASSRAELSHCAVFDNAGDGVRCNTEETVTVHDCEIRDNGGRPVHQLTAGPHVSVERLDTGGAEASDPAGSGKGGATAEAGAGAGAPAEQEWDGGRAGAHHTGTGPLSELDALVGLESVKKEVTGLINLNKMTQRRMEMGLPMPPMSRHLVFAGPPGTGKTTVARLYGAVLAELGILSQGHIVEVARADLVAQIIGGTAIKTQEVFNKALGGVLFIDEAYTLTNQSKGTGPDFGQEAVETLMKMMEDHRDEVVVIVAGYSEQMDQFLASNPGMASRFARTVEFPNYTPEELVTIVRGLCAKHYYEMTEDALAALTQYFVEIPKTSTFGNGRVARQIFEQMISNQASRLAMDPPRDDAALSMLDAADTGFDLDDMADDGDGDAAGGTGGGPGKGRTPRPRADSPGIRKLAALTGQDATREALRVRLDTLVRLKQRRERGAGLANVVLEAPPGTGRRALARLYGRSLAELGLITTGAVHHFALASVPVRWAEQPRFVLAAAFEEAAGGVLVPEIDPAFDRRAEPERVAVLDALARAIAAVPETPVVLLGRPPHLMDLMRERIDLAQAFAAYLPLEAYTPEQVRQLVERRLTSLGFRLAPEAGEAMTARFTRQAPAGGAYGAHRLADRLAALARTRTITPDDLERATAPSAAAQQASNGAAQQASNGAAQRAPDRAPKATPPANPPAGTSGSPGGPPAASGTADGVPPQTTAGPADAPSRQEDTPPLVRT, via the coding sequence GTGAGCCGGCAAGTCCTGTTGGTCTCAGCGGACCGACCCGGTGCGCACCGGTCCATCGCGCAGGCCCTGGCCGACGCCACCGACGGGGCGCTGATCACCCTCGCGGCGGGCCGTTACGAGGAGGCCCTGCACATCACCCGGCCGGTCAGCCTCGTCGCGGAGGGCCGCAGCGGGGTGGAGATCCACTCGTCGGCGGGTACGACAGTCGTCGTGGATGCCGAAGTACAGCTGTCCGGGCTGGTGTTGTCGGGAACCGACCCCGAGGCGCCGGTCCTCGACGTACGGCGCGGGCAGGCGGCCCTCGACGGCTGCTCCCTCTCCGGCGGGGCCTGGGCGGCGGTGCTGGCCTGGCAGGACGGTGTGCTGGCGCTGCGCGGCTGCCGGGTCACCAACGCGCAGGGCGCCGGCGTCGTCGTGACGTCCGCCGGCGCGAACGTGCTGGAGGGCTCCGAGATCACCGACGTCGGCTCGTCGGCGGTGGTGATCGCCGAGGCGGGCCGTCTCACGGTGCGCGAGTGCGTCCTGACCAACGCGCGCGGCAACGGCGTGTGCGTCAACGGCCGTGCCACGGCGGTGATCGAGGCCACCCGTATCGACGGCAGCGGCAAGCCCGCGCTCGCCGTCGAGCAGCAGGCCACGGCCGAACTGCGCAAGGTCGCGGTGAGCGGCAGCGCCGCGCTCGACGCGTACCTCACGAGCACCGGCGAGACGGTCCTCGCCGACTGCACCTTCACCGGTTCCGGCGGGCAGGCCGTGCACATCACCGGCGGCGCCGCACCGCTGCTGCGCGGCTGCACCGTGAACGGCGCGGCGTCCAGCGGCATCCAGGTGACGGGCGCGTCGCGGCCCCGCCTGGAGGAGTGTGCCGTCATCGGGTCCCCGGTCGGGGTGGCGGTGGAGGCGCGCAGCGAGGCGACGTTCACCGCGCTGACCGTACGGGACGCGAGTGGTGCGGCCCTGCAGCTCACCGACGCCGCAGCGGCCCGTGTGGAGGGCCTGACGGTCTCCGGTGGGTCGGGCGCGGGCGTGGTGGCGAGCGGCGCGTCGACCCTGTCGGTGCGTACGGGCGAGATCACGGCGGGCGGGGCGGCCGTGCGGCTCGACGAGAAGTCCGAGGGCACCCTGACGAACGTACGGCTGCGGTCGGCGGGCAGTGGGCGGGGCAGCGGCGGCCAGGGCATCGAGCTGGCGGGCGGCGCGTCCGCGGTACTGGAGTCGAGCGCGCTGCTGGAGTGCGGGGCACTCGTCGGCGCGGAAGCGGAACTGACGGCTCGGGAGAGCGAGTTCACGGGTTCCGACACGGACGGCGTGCGGGTCGTGAACGGCGGTGCGCTGACCGCCGTCGGCTGCCGGGTGACCGGTGCGCGCGGGCACGGCCTGAACATCCAGGCGTCGTCCCGGGCGGAACTGTCCCACTGCGCGGTCTTCGACAACGCGGGCGACGGCGTCCGCTGCAACACCGAGGAGACCGTCACCGTCCACGACTGCGAGATCCGCGACAACGGCGGCCGGCCGGTGCACCAGCTCACGGCGGGCCCGCACGTCTCGGTGGAGCGGCTGGACACCGGTGGCGCGGAGGCTTCGGACCCGGCCGGCTCCGGCAAGGGCGGGGCCACCGCCGAGGCCGGGGCGGGTGCGGGCGCGCCCGCCGAGCAGGAGTGGGACGGCGGCCGGGCCGGCGCCCACCACACCGGTACCGGACCGCTCTCCGAACTCGACGCGCTGGTGGGCCTGGAGAGCGTCAAGAAGGAAGTCACCGGCCTGATCAACCTGAACAAGATGACGCAGCGGCGCATGGAGATGGGCCTGCCCATGCCGCCGATGAGCCGTCACCTCGTGTTCGCCGGGCCGCCGGGAACCGGCAAGACCACGGTGGCGCGTCTGTACGGCGCGGTCCTCGCCGAGCTGGGCATCCTCAGCCAGGGCCACATCGTGGAGGTGGCGCGGGCCGACCTGGTGGCGCAGATCATCGGCGGGACGGCCATCAAGACGCAGGAGGTCTTCAACAAGGCGCTCGGCGGCGTGCTGTTCATCGACGAGGCGTACACGCTGACCAACCAGTCCAAGGGCACAGGGCCCGACTTCGGCCAGGAGGCCGTCGAGACCCTGATGAAGATGATGGAGGACCACCGCGACGAGGTCGTCGTCATCGTCGCCGGGTACTCCGAGCAGATGGACCAGTTCCTCGCGTCCAACCCGGGCATGGCCTCGCGGTTCGCGCGCACCGTCGAGTTCCCGAACTACACGCCCGAGGAACTGGTCACCATCGTGCGGGGCCTGTGCGCCAAGCACTACTACGAGATGACCGAGGACGCCCTCGCGGCGCTCACGCAGTACTTCGTGGAGATCCCGAAGACGTCGACGTTCGGTAACGGACGCGTCGCCCGGCAGATCTTCGAGCAGATGATCAGCAACCAGGCGTCCCGGCTCGCGATGGACCCGCCGCGCGACGACGCCGCCCTGAGCATGCTGGACGCCGCCGACACCGGCTTCGACCTGGACGACATGGCCGACGACGGCGACGGCGACGCGGCCGGGGGCACCGGCGGTGGCCCGGGCAAGGGCCGTACGCCGAGGCCGCGCGCCGACAGTCCCGGCATCCGCAAGCTCGCCGCGCTGACCGGCCAGGACGCCACGCGTGAGGCGCTGCGGGTCCGGCTGGACACCCTCGTACGCCTCAAGCAGCGGCGCGAGCGCGGCGCCGGACTCGCCAACGTCGTCCTGGAGGCACCGCCGGGCACCGGACGGCGCGCACTGGCCCGGCTGTACGGGCGCAGCCTTGCCGAACTGGGGCTCATCACGACCGGAGCCGTGCACCACTTCGCTCTCGCCTCGGTGCCGGTGCGGTGGGCCGAACAGCCCAGGTTCGTGCTCGCGGCGGCCTTCGAGGAGGCGGCGGGCGGCGTGCTGGTGCCCGAGATCGATCCGGCGTTCGACCGGCGCGCCGAGCCCGAACGGGTCGCCGTACTCGACGCGTTGGCGCGTGCCATCGCCGCGGTCCCCGAGACCCCGGTGGTCCTGCTCGGCAGACCCCCGCACCTGATGGACCTGATGCGGGAACGCATCGACCTGGCCCAGGCGTTCGCCGCGTACCTGCCGCTGGAGGCGTACACGCCGGAGCAGGTGAGGCAGTTGGTGGAACGGCGGCTCACCTCGCTGGGCTTCCGGCTCGCACCCGAGGCGGGGGAGGCCATGACGGCCCGCTTCACCCGGCAGGCCCCGGCCGGCGGCGCCTACGGGGCCCACCGGCTCGCCGACCGGCTCGCGGCCCTCGCCAGGACCCGCACCATCACACCGGACGACCTGGAGCGCGCGACAGCGCCGAGCGCGGCGGCACAGCAGGCGTCGAACGGGGCGGCACAGCAGGCGTCGAACGGGGCGGCACAGCGGGCTCCGGACAGGGCACCGAAAGCCACCCCGCCGGCCAACCCGCCCGCAGGCACGTCCGGTTCGCCCGGCGGGCCGCCCGCCGCGTCCGGGACCGCCGACGGCGTCCCCCCACAGACCACTGCCGGCCCGGCGGACGCGCCGTCCCGGCAGGAGGACACCCCACCCCTGGTACGCACCTGA